One genomic window of Desulfuromonas sp. TF includes the following:
- a CDS encoding phage protein Gp37 — MFDEIEDGLIAAIREGIPGLKTVESYAGQLEQEIKSLPARCPAVYVMFSGFGTSLDEYGAKTFKPRFTVLAATKDLRGQKEARTKTGGAYDLIKSLLTLLEDETLELEIEPLSVESCAQVFVSGSLTVYGLEVQTDYQS, encoded by the coding sequence ATGTTCGACGAGATCGAGGACGGACTGATCGCCGCGATCCGCGAGGGGATTCCCGGCCTGAAAACGGTCGAGTCCTACGCCGGGCAGCTGGAGCAGGAGATCAAGAGCCTGCCGGCGAGGTGCCCGGCGGTGTACGTCATGTTCTCAGGCTTCGGAACCTCTCTGGACGAATACGGCGCCAAGACCTTCAAGCCGCGCTTCACCGTGCTGGCGGCCACCAAGGACCTGCGCGGGCAGAAGGAGGCCCGGACGAAAACCGGCGGCGCCTACGACCTCATCAAGTCGCTGCTGACGCTGCTGGAGGATGAAACCCTCGAACTGGAGATCGAGCCGCTCTCCGTCGAGTCCTGCGCCCAGGTGTTCGTCAGCGGATCGCTGACGGTCTACGGCCTCGAGGTCCAGACCGATTATCAATCGTAG
- a CDS encoding gp436 family protein, whose product MYTTLAALLERIPEEALIQLTDDGGLGTIDQDKVDAAIARAAQEIDAWCGARYQVPFDPAPSIVPGLAADLAIYYLYGRTVDEIPESRKDAHKNAVRLLEKIALGQVSLGVDPAPAATTSAGAAIVSGADRQFTRDKLRGM is encoded by the coding sequence ATGTACACCACCCTCGCCGCGCTCCTGGAGCGCATCCCCGAAGAGGCGCTCATCCAGCTCACCGACGACGGCGGGCTAGGCACGATCGACCAGGACAAGGTCGACGCGGCCATCGCCCGGGCGGCGCAGGAGATCGACGCCTGGTGCGGCGCGCGCTACCAGGTCCCCTTCGACCCGGCCCCCTCCATCGTCCCCGGGCTGGCGGCGGATCTGGCCATCTATTACCTCTACGGCCGCACCGTCGACGAGATCCCCGAGTCGCGCAAGGACGCCCACAAGAACGCGGTGCGCCTGCTGGAGAAGATCGCCCTGGGCCAGGTGAGCCTGGGCGTCGACCCGGCCCCGGCGGCCACCACCTCCGCCGGCGCGGCCATCGTCTCGGGCGCCGATCGCCAGTTCACCCGCGACAAGCTGAGGGGGATGTGA
- a CDS encoding HI1506-related protein, protein MATLIRITAKKDGFRRCGIAHSKAPTDYPADKFTRDQLRGLKAEPMLTVEEIETEEKEKAPPRPNAAESIKLVVVAATLEDLDKLAEGEERKTVLEAIEKRRQELSAPQA, encoded by the coding sequence ATGGCAACACTCATCCGCATCACCGCAAAAAAGGACGGCTTCCGCCGCTGCGGGATCGCTCATTCGAAAGCGCCGACCGATTACCCGGCGGACAAGTTCACCCGCGACCAGCTGCGCGGCCTGAAGGCCGAGCCGATGCTCACGGTCGAGGAGATCGAGACCGAGGAGAAAGAAAAGGCCCCGCCTCGCCCCAACGCCGCCGAGAGCATCAAGCTGGTCGTCGTCGCAGCCACCCTCGAGGATCTCGACAAGCTGGCCGAGGGCGAGGAGCGCAAGACCGTCCTCGAGGCCATCGAGAAGCGCCGCCAGGAGCTCTCCGCACCCCAGGCCTGA
- a CDS encoding Mu-like prophage major head subunit gpT family protein yields the protein MIVNKANLEAVFLNLKTTFNKAFEAATGIWQQTTMLVPSGSGQNNYNWLSRFPKMRKWVGDKVIKALSAHKYTVENDDWEATVEVDRNDIEDDTLGIYSPMAQEAGFSAKQLPDEIDADLKNGAFAGLCYDGQYFYDTDHPVGDGDGGTSSVSNKGTKALSNATTAAIKASYGAGREAIMSFKDDEGRPLGLVPDVLEVGPALEAMARLCVEKDKLADNAPNPYQGTARVVVNPRITSTTQWMLHVTSRPIKPFFYQERKKPVFVTQTDMNADDVFMRKKYKFGAEARAAGGYGLWQLSYGSTGEA from the coding sequence ATGATCGTCAACAAAGCCAACCTGGAAGCCGTCTTCCTCAACCTCAAAACCACCTTCAACAAGGCCTTTGAAGCCGCAACCGGCATCTGGCAGCAGACCACCATGCTGGTCCCCTCCGGATCGGGCCAGAACAACTACAACTGGCTGAGCCGTTTTCCCAAAATGCGCAAGTGGGTCGGAGACAAGGTGATCAAGGCCCTCTCCGCTCACAAGTACACCGTCGAGAACGACGACTGGGAGGCGACCGTCGAGGTCGATCGCAACGACATCGAGGACGACACCCTGGGAATCTACTCCCCCATGGCGCAGGAGGCGGGATTCTCCGCCAAGCAGCTCCCCGACGAGATCGACGCCGACCTGAAAAACGGCGCTTTCGCCGGCCTGTGCTACGACGGCCAGTACTTCTATGACACCGACCATCCTGTCGGCGACGGAGACGGCGGCACCAGCAGCGTCAGCAACAAGGGGACGAAGGCGCTCTCCAACGCGACCACTGCGGCCATTAAGGCCAGCTACGGCGCAGGTCGCGAGGCGATCATGTCGTTCAAGGACGACGAGGGGCGCCCCCTCGGCCTGGTCCCCGACGTGCTGGAAGTCGGCCCGGCCCTGGAGGCGATGGCCCGGCTGTGCGTCGAGAAGGACAAGCTGGCCGACAACGCCCCCAACCCCTACCAGGGGACGGCCAGGGTGGTGGTCAACCCCCGCATCACCAGCACCACCCAGTGGATGCTGCATGTGACCAGCCGCCCGATCAAGCCGTTCTTCTACCAGGAGCGCAAGAAGCCGGTCTTCGTTACCCAGACCGACATGAACGCGGACGACGTCTTCATGCGCAAGAAATACAAGTTCGGCGCCGAAGCCCGCGCCGCCGGCGGCTACGGCCTCTGGCAGCTCTCCTACGGCTCGACCGGCGAGGCGTAA
- a CDS encoding phage protease, which yields MKILVCDDSGNSGALLTALNAIELPEGCEIVALNFELPADGSVPEWVELIPAGQMVTGRDGRTFVNNEPQGILDFLAADGRDIPVDWEHATEIKAPQGGQAPAAAWIPELQLREGAVWGRMLWTPKGRASVENREYRYLSPAILIEKETGRIRGISSIGLVNKPNFRMPAINRQQRNTEEETMDWKKLLAKLGLPEDATLEQALNAIGKMQGDLQTALNRAETPSLDKFVPRADYDAALGKANNFEQKLKEKEAADLETAINAEVSAAVAAGKVTPGTKDYYVGMCRQEGGLEAFKKFVEAAPVIGNPSDLGKRTPEGGGVALNAEQKQIADMFGNSEEDLKKYGG from the coding sequence ATGAAAATTCTAGTTTGTGACGATTCCGGGAATTCCGGCGCTCTTCTAACCGCGCTGAACGCCATCGAGCTCCCCGAGGGGTGCGAGATCGTCGCCCTCAATTTCGAGCTGCCCGCCGACGGCTCCGTCCCGGAGTGGGTGGAGCTGATCCCGGCCGGGCAAATGGTGACCGGCCGCGACGGCCGCACCTTCGTCAACAACGAACCGCAGGGGATTCTCGACTTTCTCGCCGCCGACGGCCGGGACATCCCCGTCGACTGGGAGCACGCCACCGAGATCAAGGCTCCCCAGGGGGGGCAGGCCCCGGCCGCGGCCTGGATTCCGGAGCTGCAACTGCGAGAGGGTGCTGTGTGGGGGCGCATGCTCTGGACTCCGAAAGGGAGGGCGTCCGTGGAAAACCGCGAATACCGCTATCTCTCTCCCGCCATTCTCATTGAAAAAGAAACCGGCCGCATTCGCGGGATCAGCTCCATCGGGCTCGTCAACAAGCCGAACTTCCGCATGCCGGCCATTAATCGTCAACAACGCAACACAGAGGAGGAAACCATGGATTGGAAAAAATTGCTGGCAAAGCTCGGGCTTCCCGAGGACGCCACCCTGGAGCAGGCGCTCAACGCCATCGGCAAGATGCAGGGCGATCTGCAGACGGCCCTTAACCGGGCCGAAACCCCCAGCCTCGACAAGTTCGTCCCTCGCGCCGATTACGATGCGGCGCTGGGCAAGGCGAACAACTTCGAGCAGAAGCTCAAGGAGAAGGAGGCCGCCGACCTGGAGACCGCCATCAACGCCGAAGTCTCCGCCGCCGTCGCGGCCGGCAAGGTCACCCCGGGCACCAAGGATTACTATGTCGGCATGTGCCGGCAGGAGGGCGGGCTCGAGGCCTTCAAGAAGTTCGTCGAGGCCGCCCCGGTGATCGGCAACCCTTCGGATCTTGGCAAAAGGACCCCCGAGGGCGGCGGCGTAGCCCTCAACGCTGAGCAGAAGCAGATCGCCGATATGTTCGGCAATAGCGAAGAGGACCTCAAGAAGTACGGCGGGTAA
- a CDS encoding phage virion morphogenesis protein, translating to MAEAFSIQIDDTEVRAALQRAQAATGNLSPVMKAIGERMVRSTEERFETETAPDGTRWEPLAASSLGSGFKKKKTKQDGTLTAAFSRYLASRQILTRSGELRGSIYSRPGSDQVSIGTGKVYAAIHQLGGKAGRGRKVAIPARPFLGVTDADRVEILELLREHMEMALNDG from the coding sequence ATGGCTGAAGCCTTCTCCATCCAGATTGACGACACCGAAGTCCGCGCCGCCCTGCAGCGGGCCCAGGCCGCCACCGGCAACCTGAGCCCTGTCATGAAGGCCATCGGCGAGCGGATGGTGCGATCGACCGAGGAGCGCTTCGAGACGGAGACGGCGCCGGACGGGACCAGGTGGGAGCCGCTGGCGGCGAGCAGCCTGGGCTCCGGGTTCAAGAAAAAGAAGACGAAACAGGACGGCACGCTGACCGCCGCCTTCAGCCGCTACCTCGCGAGCCGCCAGATCCTCACCCGCTCCGGCGAGCTGCGCGGCTCGATCTACTCCAGGCCGGGAAGCGACCAGGTGTCGATCGGCACGGGCAAGGTCTACGCGGCCATCCACCAGCTCGGGGGCAAGGCCGGACGGGGGCGCAAGGTGGCCATCCCTGCGCGCCCCTTCCTCGGCGTGACCGACGCCGACCGGGTGGAGATCCTGGAGCTGCTGCGCGAGCACATGGAGATGGCCCTGAATGACGGGTAG
- a CDS encoding phage minor head protein — translation MAIKGIFNQPFGAAVDAIRAKVDIPTAKWDDLWKEEHAAGFMVAGAMEADLLADFRAAVDKAISQGTTLEEFQKDFDAIVERYGWSYNGGRNWRSEVIYATNIRTTYQAGRWDQLTDPETLRFYPYLEYRRTSSLEPRSEHLRWNGIILPADHPWWKTHYPPNAWGCKCKVFSAGKRDLARAGKSGPDEAPEIVIDPATGAPEGIGKGWDYNVGEARKSAQAEALDKALARLPEESAAAIRAEVERRIEEGPDNG, via the coding sequence ATGGCGATTAAAGGGATCTTCAATCAGCCTTTCGGCGCGGCCGTCGACGCGATCCGGGCCAAGGTCGACATCCCCACCGCAAAGTGGGACGACCTGTGGAAGGAGGAGCACGCCGCCGGGTTCATGGTGGCCGGGGCGATGGAGGCCGACCTGCTGGCCGACTTTCGCGCCGCGGTGGACAAGGCGATCAGCCAGGGGACGACGCTGGAGGAATTTCAGAAGGACTTCGACGCGATCGTCGAGCGCTATGGCTGGAGCTACAACGGCGGCCGCAACTGGCGAAGCGAGGTGATCTACGCCACCAACATCCGCACCACCTACCAGGCGGGGCGCTGGGATCAGCTGACCGATCCGGAGACGCTGCGCTTCTACCCTTATTTGGAATACCGCCGCACCTCGAGCCTGGAGCCGCGCAGCGAGCACCTGAGATGGAACGGCATCATCCTGCCCGCCGACCACCCCTGGTGGAAGACCCACTATCCGCCCAACGCCTGGGGGTGCAAGTGCAAGGTCTTCTCCGCCGGAAAGCGCGACCTGGCCCGGGCGGGCAAGAGCGGCCCCGACGAGGCGCCGGAGATCGTGATCGACCCGGCGACCGGAGCCCCGGAAGGGATCGGCAAGGGGTGGGACTACAACGTGGGCGAGGCGCGCAAGAGCGCCCAGGCCGAGGCGCTGGATAAGGCGCTGGCCCGGCTGCCGGAGGAGTCGGCCGCGGCGATCCGCGCCGAGGTGGAGCGGCGCATCGAGGAAGGGCCGGACAATGGCTGA
- a CDS encoding DUF935 domain-containing protein, whose product MLLDAYGRPVRTQDLTREKAAPTLAGVRTIWTDTVASGLTPYKLAGLLRSATEGDHDAYLTLAEEMEERDLHYACELGKRKLAVARLPASVEAVSDKPRDIEIADAVRSLLKRSGFRFLVKDLLDALGKGFSVAEIIWDRTGSRWWPGRYEWRDPHFFQFDQVARREVRLRDLEHGIDGAPLAPFGFIVHVPKIKSGIPIRGGLARLAAWAFMCKGYTVKDWMAFCEIYGMPLRLGKYRSGASAEDIDVLKMAVANLGSDAAAVFPESMLIELIERKGTGGETVFQVLADHLDAQISKGILGQTASASGTSGKLGDEKLQAEVRDDIRDDDAEQLEDTLQRDLIKPFVDLNFGPQEAYPTLQLRAPDAEDTAALADALAKLVPLGLRVEQSVIRDKFGLPDPDKNAKPEDLLGPPVVAPGGAVPGQAPDLNRARPGEAQRSLALNAEQQATPDTAERLADKLGRESLPAMAAMIAPIAELVRTSGSLEEIRAGIEKLAGNIPLADMGTLMAQAMALANLAGRAEVLDGD is encoded by the coding sequence ATGCTTCTCGACGCCTACGGCCGCCCCGTCCGCACTCAGGACCTCACCCGCGAGAAGGCCGCGCCGACCCTCGCCGGAGTGCGCACCATCTGGACCGACACCGTCGCCTCCGGGCTCACCCCGTACAAGCTGGCCGGCCTGCTGCGCTCGGCGACCGAGGGGGATCATGACGCCTACCTGACCCTGGCCGAGGAGATGGAGGAGCGGGATCTGCACTACGCCTGCGAGCTGGGCAAGCGCAAGCTGGCCGTCGCCCGCCTGCCGGCGTCGGTCGAGGCGGTGTCGGATAAGCCCCGGGATATCGAGATCGCCGATGCGGTGCGCTCCCTGCTCAAGCGCAGCGGCTTCCGCTTTCTGGTCAAGGACCTGCTCGACGCCCTGGGCAAGGGGTTTTCCGTGGCGGAGATCATCTGGGACCGCACAGGCAGCCGCTGGTGGCCGGGGCGCTACGAATGGCGCGATCCGCACTTCTTTCAGTTCGACCAGGTCGCCCGCCGCGAGGTGCGCCTGCGCGACCTGGAGCACGGCATTGACGGCGCTCCCCTGGCCCCCTTCGGGTTCATCGTCCATGTGCCGAAGATCAAGAGCGGGATTCCCATCCGCGGCGGCCTGGCCCGTCTGGCGGCCTGGGCCTTCATGTGCAAGGGATACACGGTCAAGGACTGGATGGCGTTCTGCGAGATCTACGGCATGCCGCTGCGCCTGGGCAAATACCGCTCCGGCGCCTCGGCCGAGGATATCGACGTGCTCAAGATGGCGGTGGCCAACCTGGGCTCGGATGCCGCGGCCGTCTTCCCCGAGTCGATGCTGATCGAGCTGATCGAGCGCAAGGGGACGGGGGGCGAGACCGTTTTTCAGGTGCTGGCCGACCACCTCGACGCCCAGATCAGCAAGGGGATCCTGGGGCAGACCGCCAGCGCCTCGGGCACCTCCGGCAAGCTGGGAGACGAGAAGCTGCAGGCCGAGGTGCGCGACGACATCCGCGACGACGACGCCGAGCAGCTCGAGGACACCCTGCAGCGCGACCTCATCAAGCCGTTCGTCGATCTGAACTTCGGACCGCAGGAGGCCTACCCGACCCTGCAGCTTCGGGCTCCGGACGCCGAGGACACGGCGGCCCTGGCCGACGCCCTGGCCAAGTTGGTCCCTTTGGGCTTAAGGGTGGAGCAGAGCGTGATCCGAGACAAGTTCGGCCTGCCCGATCCGGACAAGAACGCCAAGCCGGAGGATCTGCTGGGCCCGCCCGTCGTCGCTCCTGGCGGAGCTGTGCCGGGGCAAGCCCCCGACCTCAATAGGGCTCGCCCGGGCGAAGCGCAGCGAAGCCTGGCGCTCAACGCCGAGCAGCAGGCCACACCCGACACCGCCGAGCGCCTGGCCGACAAGCTGGGGCGCGAATCGCTGCCGGCGATGGCCGCGATGATCGCGCCGATCGCCGAGCTGGTGCGCACCTCGGGGAGCCTCGAGGAGATCCGCGCCGGCATCGAGAAGCTGGCCGGAAACATCCCCCTGGCCGACATGGGCACGCTGATGGCCCAGGCCATGGCCCTGGCCAACCTGGCCGGGCGCGCCGAGGTGCTCGATGGCGATTAA
- a CDS encoding phage protein Gp27 family protein — protein MLDNPRITQLEAVERINATLAELRKSGDPEVLDPACPEAVSKSAVNRYDLQMRDVGERLRQSREVADRWINKLGAAPQGQVGNLINEILRTLSFDVTLFMQEDAIDKETAPAVVGMLKDLALTTMRLEKAANLNVEREREIRKQTLEDAAEKVGDAAIQRGLTKEDAQFWREQVLGIR, from the coding sequence ATGCTGGACAATCCGCGCATCACCCAGCTCGAGGCCGTGGAGCGGATCAACGCCACCCTGGCCGAGCTGCGCAAGTCGGGAGATCCCGAGGTGCTCGATCCGGCGTGTCCGGAGGCCGTGAGCAAATCGGCCGTCAACCGCTACGACCTGCAGATGCGCGACGTGGGCGAGCGGCTGCGCCAGTCCCGCGAGGTCGCCGACCGCTGGATCAACAAGCTCGGCGCCGCCCCCCAGGGGCAGGTGGGCAACCTGATCAACGAGATCCTGCGCACCCTCTCCTTCGACGTGACGCTGTTCATGCAGGAAGATGCGATCGACAAGGAGACCGCCCCGGCCGTGGTCGGCATGCTCAAGGATCTGGCCTTGACCACCATGCGACTGGAGAAGGCGGCGAATCTCAATGTGGAGCGTGAGCGGGAGATCCGCAAGCAGACGCTGGAGGATGCCGCCGAGAAGGTCGGGGATGCCGCGATCCAGCGCGGCCTCACCAAGGAAGACGCGCAGTTCTGGCGTGAGCAGGTATTGGGAATCCGATGA
- a CDS encoding DUF2730 family protein translates to MAAEIDYTAWRFWFDILQVGGLVALGVYSWWKDREKVTSKRFAAMEREVAERATKAALAKAVESMRAPCQRHLERTDNLEERATRVEGEIRHLPSQSDHKELARRIEDVHADLHEITGALKGLTRAVDLMNEHLLNGGGKR, encoded by the coding sequence GTGGCCGCAGAGATCGATTACACCGCCTGGCGGTTCTGGTTCGACATTCTCCAGGTGGGCGGTCTCGTCGCCCTGGGAGTTTACTCCTGGTGGAAAGACCGGGAGAAGGTCACCTCCAAGCGCTTCGCTGCCATGGAGAGGGAAGTCGCCGAGCGCGCGACCAAGGCCGCCCTGGCCAAGGCCGTCGAAAGCATGCGGGCCCCCTGCCAGAGGCACCTGGAACGCACCGACAACCTCGAGGAGCGCGCCACCCGGGTGGAAGGGGAGATCCGGCATCTGCCGAGCCAGTCCGACCACAAGGAGCTGGCCCGGCGCATCGAGGACGTCCACGCCGACCTGCACGAGATCACCGGAGCGCTCAAGGGCCTGACCCGGGCCGTCGACCTGATGAACGAACACCTGCTCAACGGGGGAGGAAAGAGATGA
- a CDS encoding TraR/DksA family transcriptional regulator, with protein sequence MDDIDRAQGINEQLQADALEAHSRRRTVGESLTECEDCEEEIPAARRKAVPGCTRCIDCQRKFEWIQGRR encoded by the coding sequence ATGGACGACATCGACCGCGCCCAGGGCATCAACGAACAGCTGCAGGCCGACGCCCTGGAGGCGCATTCCCGGCGTCGAACCGTCGGCGAAAGCTTGACCGAGTGTGAGGACTGCGAGGAGGAGATCCCCGCGGCCCGCCGCAAGGCCGTGCCGGGATGCACCCGGTGCATCGACTGCCAGCGGAAATTTGAATGGATTCAAGGGAGGAGATAG
- a CDS encoding ImmA/IrrE family metallo-endopeptidase, protein MTSSRAVFLKMSGAQIEQIAGGIIKAIQPKVFTGSENFDIEHFVDVRLEDLTGIQPDYSRLPPEIYGYTDPEQQKMVIQADLAEDDDSERFLRSTLAHETGHCILHVPILRQAQKYHIFKQEKGAHLYRKESGLPLYQNPEWQAWRFAGALLMPKDLVVQMLKEGLSERGLANKFNVNPAFVRYRLKSLKLSI, encoded by the coding sequence ATGACTAGCTCAAGAGCGGTCTTTCTAAAAATGAGTGGTGCTCAAATTGAGCAAATAGCGGGAGGGATCATAAAGGCGATTCAACCCAAGGTATTTACAGGCTCGGAAAATTTCGATATCGAGCATTTCGTTGACGTCAGGCTTGAGGATTTGACAGGCATCCAGCCTGACTACAGCAGGTTGCCGCCGGAGATATATGGTTATACGGACCCTGAGCAGCAAAAAATGGTGATTCAAGCCGATCTGGCTGAAGACGACGATAGTGAACGATTCCTTCGGTCAACTTTAGCCCATGAAACCGGACATTGTATTCTTCATGTCCCTATTCTCAGGCAGGCCCAAAAATATCATATTTTTAAGCAAGAAAAAGGAGCACACCTTTACAGGAAAGAGAGCGGACTTCCTCTTTATCAAAATCCTGAATGGCAAGCATGGAGATTTGCAGGGGCGCTGTTGATGCCAAAAGACTTAGTTGTCCAAATGTTAAAAGAAGGACTCAGTGAGAGAGGATTGGCCAATAAGTTTAATGTCAATCCGGCGTTTGTAAGATATAGATTGAAATCGTTAAAGCTGTCTATATAG
- a CDS encoding helix-turn-helix domain-containing protein, giving the protein MTFGQCLKQARKAAGKKLREVSDVSGLAISVISDMEHGRRRPPATKVIRNIEMFLNVRDQALVTAAKEEIDIKSEAREMFNKRPTLNYALLRAAEGLTDKEVTKMIEDAMKVKKGDEDD; this is encoded by the coding sequence ATGACATTCGGGCAATGTTTAAAGCAGGCTCGAAAAGCCGCTGGGAAAAAATTGCGGGAAGTATCAGATGTGTCGGGTTTGGCGATCAGTGTGATTTCTGACATGGAGCATGGAAGACGAAGGCCACCGGCCACCAAGGTTATTCGCAATATTGAAATGTTCTTAAATGTCCGAGACCAAGCCCTGGTAACTGCAGCTAAAGAAGAGATCGACATCAAGTCTGAGGCTCGGGAGATGTTCAACAAACGCCCAACACTGAATTATGCTCTGCTTCGAGCTGCGGAAGGATTAACGGATAAGGAGGTAACTAAGATGATAGAGGATGCCATGAAAGTGAAAAAAGGGGACGAGGATGACTAG
- a CDS encoding Mor transcription activator family protein, with the protein MEESEKRGSQVLFDLARLVTEGQIEAGAEPEQARTIGLKAADQVRRTYGGEQVYIPKGLALALTERDYEIWRKFTGSNSFALAKEYGLTERQIYSILARVRDEEFRKRQMGLFG; encoded by the coding sequence ATGGAAGAGAGCGAGAAGAGAGGCAGCCAGGTGCTCTTCGACCTGGCCCGCCTGGTCACCGAGGGGCAGATCGAGGCCGGCGCCGAGCCGGAGCAGGCCCGCACCATCGGCCTCAAGGCCGCCGACCAGGTGCGCCGGACCTACGGCGGCGAACAGGTCTACATCCCCAAGGGGCTGGCCCTGGCGCTGACCGAGCGCGATTACGAGATCTGGCGCAAGTTCACCGGCTCCAACTCCTTCGCGCTGGCCAAGGAGTACGGCCTCACTGAGCGGCAGATCTATTCGATCCTTGCCCGGGTGCGCGACGAGGAGTTCCGGAAGCGGCAGATGGGGTTGTTTGGGTAA
- a CDS encoding regulatory protein GemA, which yields MATAKQIKLIHTAKSKLSLSDEDYRDILGRYGVESSTQLSERMAADLVEDLEKKAMAAGVWKKKTPPRAGKRPHNMDGRASRDRQMQKIEALLTVGGKSWSYADALSERICKVAKLAWVPTEDLYKIITALRKQAEREGWDLSGEG from the coding sequence ATGGCGACAGCAAAGCAGATCAAACTGATCCACACCGCAAAATCAAAGCTCAGCCTCTCTGACGAGGACTACCGGGACATTCTCGGCCGCTACGGCGTGGAAAGTTCCACCCAGCTCAGCGAGCGCATGGCCGCCGACCTGGTCGAGGACCTGGAGAAGAAGGCCATGGCCGCCGGGGTGTGGAAGAAGAAAACCCCGCCCCGCGCCGGCAAGCGGCCGCACAACATGGACGGCCGTGCCAGCCGCGACCGGCAGATGCAGAAGATCGAGGCCCTGCTCACCGTCGGCGGCAAGTCCTGGAGCTATGCCGACGCCCTGTCCGAGCGGATCTGCAAGGTGGCGAAGCTCGCCTGGGTGCCGACTGAGGACCTTTACAAGATCATCACCGCCCTCCGCAAGCAGGCCGAGCGGGAGGGGTGGGATTTGAGCGGGGAGGGGTGA
- the nrdD gene encoding anaerobic ribonucleoside-triphosphate reductase yields MPEKCDAKVEVWSRVCGFFRPVQQWNRGKKEEFKERKEFVVDNKPEA; encoded by the coding sequence GTGCCTGAGAAATGTGATGCCAAGGTCGAAGTCTGGAGCCGGGTCTGCGGGTTTTTCCGCCCGGTGCAGCAGTGGAACAGGGGGAAGAAGGAGGAGTTCAAGGAGCGAAAGGAGTTTGTTGTCGACAACAAACCGGAGGCGTGA